The following are from one region of the Sphingomonas oryzagri genome:
- the cobA gene encoding uroporphyrinogen-III C-methyltransferase, which yields MASLLDPSARGRVILVGAGPGDPGLLTVKAVEALRSADVVVHDGLIDPAVLDHAPAHAHRISVAKKRARHTLPQEAINALIIAHVRAGSIVVRLKGGDPFVFGRGGEEVEAVRAAGLPVEVIPGVSAALGGAAEAMLPLTHRDWSSAVSFVAGQCKGLSEQDWSGLAGKGRTLVIYMGVANAGAIADKLMADGVDPGLPVAVIEKATLPGHRAIRTLLADLGDMVVRENVESPAIIVAGEVVLLSDAENRLEALAKQAEQLA from the coding sequence ATGGCAAGCTTGCTCGATCCCTCCGCGCGCGGGCGCGTCATCCTGGTCGGCGCCGGGCCGGGCGATCCCGGCCTGCTGACCGTGAAGGCGGTCGAGGCACTGCGCTCCGCCGACGTGGTGGTACATGACGGTCTGATCGATCCCGCCGTGCTCGATCACGCGCCGGCCCATGCCCACCGCATCTCTGTCGCCAAGAAGCGCGCACGACACACGCTGCCGCAGGAGGCGATCAACGCGCTGATCATCGCGCACGTCCGCGCCGGATCGATCGTCGTGCGCCTCAAGGGCGGCGACCCGTTCGTATTCGGGCGCGGCGGCGAGGAGGTCGAGGCGGTGCGCGCGGCGGGCTTGCCGGTCGAGGTGATCCCCGGCGTCTCGGCGGCGCTGGGCGGCGCGGCCGAGGCGATGCTGCCGCTCACTCATCGCGACTGGTCGAGCGCGGTCAGCTTCGTCGCCGGCCAGTGCAAGGGCCTCTCCGAGCAGGATTGGTCCGGCCTCGCCGGCAAGGGGCGCACGCTCGTCATCTACATGGGCGTCGCCAATGCCGGCGCGATCGCCGACAAGCTGATGGCGGACGGCGTCGATCCCGGCCTGCCGGTCGCGGTGATCGAGAAGGCGACTTTGCCCGGCCACCGTGCGATTCGCACTTTGCTGGCGGATCTCGGTGACATGGTGGTGCGCGAGAATGTCGAAAGCCCGGCGATCATCGTCGCGGGCGAGGTGGTGCTGCTGTCCGATGCCGAGAACCGGCTGGAAGCACTCGCGAAACAGGCGGAGCAACTTGCGTGA
- a CDS encoding DUF2849 domain-containing protein, with the protein MKIATGNDLATGDVVWWDGEGWTRHVEDAAEVGDHGAGLIAREEAARRVNGPYIIDAEATPHGPRPAHIKDRIRARGPTVRPDLNRAPIDPATGSWVI; encoded by the coding sequence GTGAAGATCGCGACGGGTAACGATCTGGCGACCGGCGACGTCGTCTGGTGGGATGGCGAGGGCTGGACCCGCCATGTCGAGGATGCCGCCGAGGTGGGCGACCACGGCGCCGGCCTGATCGCGCGCGAGGAAGCCGCGCGCCGCGTCAACGGCCCCTATATCATCGATGCCGAGGCGACGCCTCACGGCCCCCGCCCCGCCCACATCAAGGACCGCATTCGCGCGCGGGGCCCCACGGTGCGCCCCGATCTCAACCGTGCGCCCATCGATCCCGCGACCGGCAGCTGGGTGATCTGA